One part of the Truepera radiovictrix DSM 17093 genome encodes these proteins:
- a CDS encoding SAM hydrolase/SAM-dependent halogenase family protein: MLVHLIADYGLGDLAFAEVVQRLKCYLPDAEAVLTPVPPFATLAAGFCLAQLGLNDAPPGTLIYHNVAPRRDEVAARPDNAGERLAFARLPTGVRVVGVNAGYTFSFVRDAALELRWASVPAAGSQFRSRDLFPRAVAAIALGEPDALGDALRPGDVPDPPPSCVAYVDGYGNLKTTIAARTTSLPAGARVRVRVGEVEREAVASDGSFNVAPGHLAFAPGSSGWRLAHGAVRWMELFLRGGSAWEHFGRPDVGSAIEIEPKSP, from the coding sequence ATGCTCGTACACCTGATCGCCGACTACGGACTGGGCGACCTCGCGTTCGCCGAGGTGGTGCAGCGCCTTAAATGCTACCTGCCGGACGCGGAAGCGGTCCTCACCCCCGTACCGCCCTTTGCGACCCTCGCCGCTGGCTTTTGCCTCGCGCAGCTCGGGTTAAACGACGCCCCGCCGGGCACCTTGATCTACCACAACGTCGCGCCGCGCCGAGACGAGGTAGCTGCGCGGCCCGACAACGCCGGTGAGCGGCTCGCCTTTGCCCGCCTGCCCACGGGCGTCCGGGTCGTCGGCGTCAATGCTGGTTACACCTTTTCGTTCGTGCGCGACGCCGCCCTCGAGCTGCGCTGGGCCTCTGTCCCCGCTGCGGGTTCGCAGTTTCGCTCGCGCGACCTCTTTCCGCGCGCCGTCGCCGCCATCGCCCTGGGCGAACCCGACGCGCTGGGGGATGCGCTCCGTCCGGGAGACGTCCCCGACCCGCCACCTAGCTGCGTCGCCTACGTCGACGGGTACGGCAACCTAAAGACGACCATCGCCGCGCGCACCACCTCGCTCCCGGCGGGCGCGCGGGTGCGGGTGCGCGTCGGCGAGGTCGAGCGCGAGGCGGTGGCGAGCGATGGGAGCTTTAACGTCGCACCCGGTCACCTGGCGTTCGCGCCGGGGAGCAGCGGTTGGCGCCTCGCTCACGGTGCGGTCCGCTGGATGGAGCTCTTTTTGCGCGGCGGCAGCGCTTGGGAGCACTTTGGCCGTCCGGACGTCGGCAGCGCTATCGAGATCGAACCCAAAAGCCCCTAG
- the wrbA gene encoding NAD(P)H:quinone oxidoreductase — protein sequence MSKPKVAVIYYSTYGTNYQMAEVAAEAAREAGAEVRLLRVRETAPQEVVNSQDAWRAQQEATAHLPEATPADLEWADAYLFSTPTRFGGAASQMRAFIDTLGGLWGQGKLADKAVTAMTSAQNPNGGQETTLQNLYITFMHWGSIIVPPGYTDPAVFAAGGNPYGVSVTASGEPLSDADKAAIRHQARRLVAVASRLIGSAQGVAA from the coding sequence ATGTCCAAACCCAAAGTCGCCGTCATCTACTACAGCACCTACGGGACCAACTACCAGATGGCCGAAGTCGCGGCCGAAGCGGCGCGCGAGGCGGGGGCCGAGGTGCGCCTTTTGAGGGTGCGTGAGACCGCCCCGCAAGAGGTCGTGAACAGCCAAGACGCGTGGCGCGCGCAGCAGGAGGCGACGGCGCACCTCCCCGAGGCGACGCCCGCGGACCTCGAGTGGGCGGACGCGTACCTGTTTAGCACCCCGACCCGCTTCGGCGGCGCCGCCAGCCAGATGCGGGCCTTTATCGACACGCTGGGGGGGCTCTGGGGGCAGGGTAAGCTCGCCGACAAAGCGGTGACCGCGATGACGAGCGCCCAAAACCCCAACGGCGGCCAGGAGACGACGCTGCAAAACCTCTACATCACCTTTATGCACTGGGGATCGATCATCGTCCCGCCGGGTTACACCGACCCGGCCGTCTTCGCCGCCGGCGGCAACCCCTACGGCGTGAGCGTCACGGCGAGCGGTGAGCCCCTGAGTGACGCGGACAAGGCGGCGATCCGGCACCAAGCGCGGCGGCTCGTAGCGGTCGCGAGCAGGCTCATCGGCAGCGCTCAGGGCGTCGCTGCCTAG
- a CDS encoding MarR family winged helix-turn-helix transcriptional regulator, whose product MLETAPATPSQNATFRQPAVLAWLRMLRFVSRTQRLSAERLRGWGVSLAQFDVIAQVGADEGMTQGRLAERLLTTQGNVCQLLQGLEKRGLIERRPQGRTKQLFLSAAGRALFHDLVPAHEAWLPERFAALTPDEQGELSRLLRKLERSQR is encoded by the coding sequence ATGCTCGAGACCGCCCCCGCAACCCCCTCGCAGAACGCCACCTTCCGCCAGCCGGCGGTGCTGGCCTGGTTGCGGATGCTGCGCTTTGTGAGCCGCACGCAGCGCCTGAGCGCCGAGCGCTTGCGGGGCTGGGGGGTGTCGCTGGCGCAGTTCGACGTGATCGCGCAGGTCGGCGCCGACGAGGGGATGACGCAAGGGCGGCTCGCCGAGCGCCTGCTGACCACGCAGGGCAACGTCTGTCAGCTTCTGCAGGGCCTTGAAAAACGCGGCCTCATCGAGCGGCGCCCTCAAGGCCGGACCAAGCAGCTTTTCCTCAGCGCCGCGGGCAGGGCGCTCTTTCACGACCTGGTGCCGGCGCACGAGGCGTGGCTACCGGAGCGCTTCGCCGCGCTCACCCCCGACGAGCAGGGGGAGCTCTCGCGGCTTTTGCGCAAGCTCGAGCGCAGTCAACGTTGA
- a CDS encoding cation diffusion facilitator family transporter, with the protein MTDSRQGAWFSFALAIVVLALKGGAFALTGSVALLSDAAESLVNVVAAVMVLAAVRVARLPPDYRHPYGHHKVEYLSSAFEGGLILLAAAAILASAVPRLVTPQPLENPLAGTLVAVAAIALNGGGALLVGRVAERTGSAALAANARHLWTDVWTSVGVVLGVLLVALTGWLRLDPAIAALVALNIVREGWLVLRGSFSSLLDARLPDDEERLILEVLDAHPQVLGYHRLRSRRSGSGRFAEVDVFVPPEMTVGEAHELVSGLEARLRKCLPGLVTTIHVEPFVAGVREGTRSPREEFRASPHRKA; encoded by the coding sequence GTGACCGACTCCAGGCAAGGGGCGTGGTTCAGCTTCGCCTTGGCCATCGTCGTGCTCGCGCTTAAGGGGGGCGCTTTCGCCCTTACGGGCTCCGTCGCGCTCCTCTCGGACGCCGCCGAGTCGCTCGTCAACGTGGTAGCGGCGGTGATGGTGCTCGCGGCGGTGCGCGTCGCGCGCCTGCCGCCCGACTACCGGCACCCTTACGGCCACCACAAGGTCGAGTACCTCTCCTCGGCGTTCGAGGGGGGGCTCATCCTGCTCGCGGCGGCGGCCATCTTGGCGAGCGCGGTGCCCAGGCTCGTGACGCCGCAACCGCTCGAAAACCCGCTCGCCGGCACCCTGGTCGCGGTCGCCGCGATCGCCCTTAATGGCGGCGGCGCCCTGCTCGTGGGGCGCGTCGCAGAGCGCACGGGCTCGGCCGCGCTGGCGGCGAACGCGCGGCACCTCTGGACGGACGTCTGGACCTCGGTGGGCGTCGTGCTCGGGGTGCTCCTCGTCGCCCTGACGGGGTGGTTGCGGCTCGACCCCGCCATCGCCGCCTTGGTGGCGCTCAACATCGTCCGCGAGGGGTGGCTCGTGCTGCGCGGGTCGTTCTCGTCGCTTTTAGACGCGCGGCTGCCCGACGACGAGGAGCGGCTGATCCTCGAGGTGCTCGACGCCCACCCCCAGGTGCTCGGTTACCACCGGCTGCGCTCGAGGCGCTCGGGGAGCGGTCGGTTCGCCGAGGTCGACGTCTTTGTCCCGCCGGAGATGACCGTGGGTGAGGCGCACGAGCTCGTGAGCGGGCTCGAGGCGCGCCTCCGAAAGTGCTTGCCGGGGTTGGTCACCACTATCCACGTCGAACCCTTTGTAGCTGGCGTGCGCGAGGGGACGCGCTCGCCCCGTGAGGAGTTCCGCGCCTCCCCCCACCGCAAGGCGTAG
- a CDS encoding M20/M25/M40 family metallo-hydrolase → MTRASQDLRPALAGEVALTQRLVQAFSPSGRERPAAEVLLGAFRELGFDEAFLDGAGNAVGVLRCGPAGGAGKTVMLNGHLDTVPLGDEAKWPYPPLSGEVVGEGEAARLWGRGACDMKAALACMAYAARDVADEVRGTILVTGAVQEEVGGLGARFLGETQRADVVILGEPSKLKLMLGHRGRVEVEVSLPGRIAHAARGELGDNALYKAGALLSRLRDLKLPTGGPLGGSSLTPTSLVSHPLNGKNVVPGRAVVTIDYRNLPEDPPEAVLARLQALEPEAELAVPLEEAVSESGAVRYTFPRIVPPYLAPKDHPQVARAREVLRATLAAEGYPFAEDGWWFGTDAPHLARCAEGAGGVVIGFGPGEEELAHTTQESVPLAHLRVARRGYAALLRAFLAEGA, encoded by the coding sequence ATGACGAGAGCCTCTCAAGACCTTAGACCGGCGCTCGCGGGTGAGGTCGCGCTCACCCAGCGCCTGGTTCAGGCGTTTAGCCCTTCGGGCCGCGAGCGCCCCGCCGCCGAGGTGCTGCTCGGCGCCTTTCGCGAGCTGGGGTTCGACGAAGCGTTTCTCGACGGCGCGGGCAACGCCGTCGGGGTGCTGCGCTGCGGTCCGGCCGGGGGCGCGGGGAAGACGGTGATGCTAAACGGGCACCTCGACACGGTGCCCCTAGGCGACGAGGCCAAGTGGCCCTACCCGCCGCTCTCGGGGGAGGTCGTCGGCGAGGGGGAGGCGGCGCGGCTCTGGGGGCGCGGGGCGTGCGACATGAAAGCGGCGCTGGCGTGTATGGCCTACGCGGCGCGCGACGTCGCGGACGAGGTGCGCGGCACGATCCTCGTCACCGGGGCTGTGCAGGAGGAGGTCGGCGGTTTGGGGGCGCGCTTTCTCGGTGAGACGCAGCGCGCGGACGTGGTGATCCTGGGCGAGCCGAGCAAGCTCAAGCTGATGCTCGGGCACCGCGGCCGCGTCGAGGTCGAGGTGAGCTTGCCGGGCCGCATCGCCCACGCCGCGCGGGGGGAGCTGGGGGACAACGCGCTCTACAAGGCGGGGGCGCTGCTAAGCCGCCTACGCGACCTTAAGCTCCCCACCGGCGGCCCCCTGGGCGGGTCGTCGCTGACGCCGACCTCGCTCGTCTCGCACCCCTTAAACGGCAAAAACGTCGTGCCGGGGCGGGCGGTCGTGACCATCGACTACCGCAACCTCCCCGAGGACCCCCCCGAAGCGGTCTTGGCGCGGCTGCAGGCGCTCGAGCCGGAGGCCGAGCTGGCGGTCCCCCTCGAGGAGGCGGTGAGCGAGAGCGGCGCGGTGCGCTACACCTTCCCGCGGATCGTGCCGCCTTATCTCGCCCCCAAGGATCACCCGCAGGTCGCGCGGGCGCGGGAGGTGCTCCGGGCGACCCTGGCGGCCGAGGGGTACCCCTTCGCCGAGGATGGTTGGTGGTTCGGCACCGACGCGCCGCACTTAGCGAGGTGCGCTGAGGGCGCGGGCGGGGTCGTTATCGGCTTCGGACCTGGCGAGGAGGAGCTCGCGCACACCACCCAGGAGAGCGTGCCCTTAGCGCACCTGCGCGTCGCGCGTCGGGGTTACGCCGCGCTGCTACGCGCCTTTCTCGCGGAGGGGGCGTGA
- a CDS encoding diacylglycerol/lipid kinase family protein — MTQIPTAEAEPAAQNVTIPESHPRTEGGAKYHRILVIMNPVSGQHNPDETTRLIETRAARAGVTVEVRRTEGEGDAERWARGAAEEGFDVVLTAGGDGTVVEAITGLIRSGNKIPLAQLPSGTASQIALALTISPQLDEALELLFEAPSKVVELDVGYLPQHDRYFALITGAGFDARVIEESPRELKRRFGFMAYVMVGVKELFRLKRRSITLELDGKTKRVRGHTAMIVNIGRIDKANISIGPDIWHHDGVLDIIVLGAEGLRENLALAWRLLRREYRGSRHLRYYQARQRVRITARPPLPTQIDGDPLGETPLEVEIVPKGVRVLVPEAYDPTTPPEAPIKALA; from the coding sequence ATGACGCAGATCCCTACCGCTGAAGCCGAGCCCGCTGCCCAAAATGTCACGATCCCCGAGTCGCACCCCCGCACCGAGGGGGGCGCCAAGTATCACCGCATCTTGGTCATCATGAACCCGGTCTCCGGGCAGCACAACCCGGATGAGACGACGCGGCTCATCGAGACGCGCGCCGCGCGCGCGGGGGTGACGGTCGAGGTGCGGCGCACCGAGGGCGAGGGTGACGCCGAAAGGTGGGCGCGCGGCGCCGCCGAGGAGGGTTTTGACGTCGTGCTCACCGCCGGCGGCGACGGCACCGTGGTCGAGGCGATCACGGGGCTTATTCGGAGCGGCAACAAGATCCCTTTGGCGCAGCTGCCCTCGGGCACCGCCAGCCAGATCGCCCTGGCGCTCACGATCTCCCCCCAACTCGACGAGGCGCTCGAGCTCCTGTTCGAGGCGCCCTCCAAGGTGGTCGAGCTCGACGTCGGCTACTTGCCGCAGCACGACCGCTACTTCGCCCTGATCACCGGCGCGGGCTTTGACGCGCGCGTCATCGAGGAGTCGCCGCGCGAGCTCAAACGCCGCTTCGGGTTCATGGCCTACGTCATGGTCGGCGTCAAGGAGCTCTTTCGCCTCAAACGCCGCTCGATCACCCTCGAGCTCGACGGCAAGACGAAACGGGTGCGCGGCCACACGGCGATGATCGTCAACATCGGCCGTATCGACAAGGCCAACATCTCCATCGGCCCCGACATCTGGCACCACGACGGCGTGCTCGACATCATCGTGCTCGGCGCCGAGGGGTTGCGCGAAAACCTCGCCCTCGCCTGGCGGCTCCTGCGGCGCGAGTACCGCGGCTCGCGGCACCTGCGCTACTACCAGGCGAGACAGCGCGTGCGCATCACCGCGCGCCCCCCCTTGCCGACGCAGATCGACGGCGACCCGCTCGGCGAGACTCCTCTAGAGGTCGAGATCGTCCCGAAAGGCGTGCGGGTGCTCGTCCCCGAGGCCTACGACCCCACCACCCCGCCCGAGGCGCCCATCAAAGCGCTCGCCTGA
- a CDS encoding MGMT family protein: MREQEVSAASFRQRVLALVAQVPAGCVVTYSQVALAAGHPGAARQVGGVLRGLSPREAAVVPWQRVVNARGGLSTYKVGAGELQRALLEAEGVRFDAAGRLDLARYRHLFA; encoded by the coding sequence GTGCGAGAGCAGGAGGTGTCAGCAGCCTCGTTTCGGCAACGCGTGTTGGCGCTGGTTGCCCAAGTTCCCGCCGGCTGCGTCGTCACCTACAGCCAGGTGGCGCTCGCGGCGGGGCACCCGGGCGCGGCGCGGCAGGTCGGCGGGGTGCTGCGCGGGCTCTCCCCCCGCGAGGCGGCGGTGGTGCCGTGGCAGCGGGTCGTCAACGCCCGTGGGGGGCTCTCGACCTACAAGGTCGGCGCCGGCGAGCTGCAGCGGGCGCTCCTAGAGGCCGAGGGGGTGCGCTTCGATGCGGCGGGCCGCCTCGACCTCGCGCGCTACCGCCACCTGTTTGCGTGA
- a CDS encoding ammonium transporter codes for MFRRSSTLLFSLLGFTLLGTALAQDAPLAETVAALEAQLAETNFALESLFLLFFAVLVALMQPGFALLEAGLHSAKNVVNIFMKNIADFAVAGLAFWAIGFGLMYRDGGQIFWFLQGYESDFAVSADFFFQMVFAATAATIVSGAIGGRMKFSAYLIFSAVMTALIYPFMGQWQWGGGWLSDRGFYDFAGSSIVHAVGGFAALGAVLAIGPRLGRYAGGKVNAMPGHNMALAGLGVFLLWLGWFGFNPGSQLAFASTGDATAVADIFVNTNLAAAAGALAAMVTSWLLFKKPDFSMTINGILAGLVGITAGPDVIVGAWAALTGAVAGIIVVFSVLLFDRLRVDDPVGAISVHGVCGIWGTLAVGVFAPSAANLGVQLLGTLSYSAGALVAGYLIFMILKALIGIRVSPQEEIEGLDIAEHGIEGYIANDQLGAPVVLQASPAGD; via the coding sequence ATGTTTAGGCGCTCCAGCACCCTGCTTTTCTCGCTACTGGGTTTTACCCTGCTGGGCACGGCCCTTGCGCAAGACGCGCCGCTCGCCGAGACCGTAGCGGCGCTCGAGGCGCAGCTCGCCGAGACCAACTTCGCGCTGGAAAGCCTTTTTCTGCTCTTTTTCGCGGTGCTCGTCGCGCTCATGCAACCGGGCTTCGCGCTGCTCGAGGCGGGGCTGCACAGCGCCAAAAACGTGGTCAACATCTTTATGAAAAACATCGCCGACTTCGCGGTCGCCGGCCTCGCCTTCTGGGCGATCGGGTTTGGCCTTATGTACCGCGACGGCGGCCAGATCTTCTGGTTTTTGCAGGGCTACGAGAGCGACTTCGCCGTCAGCGCCGACTTCTTTTTCCAGATGGTCTTCGCCGCGACCGCCGCGACCATCGTCTCGGGCGCCATCGGGGGGCGGATGAAGTTTAGCGCCTACCTCATCTTTTCGGCGGTGATGACCGCGCTCATCTACCCCTTTATGGGGCAGTGGCAGTGGGGGGGCGGCTGGCTCAGCGACCGGGGCTTTTACGACTTCGCCGGGTCGTCGATCGTCCACGCCGTCGGCGGGTTTGCCGCCCTCGGCGCGGTGCTCGCCATCGGGCCGCGCCTCGGGCGCTACGCGGGCGGTAAGGTCAACGCCATGCCGGGGCACAACATGGCACTGGCTGGGCTCGGGGTCTTTCTGCTCTGGCTCGGGTGGTTCGGCTTCAACCCCGGGTCGCAGCTCGCTTTTGCCTCGACCGGGGACGCGACCGCCGTCGCCGACATCTTCGTCAACACCAACTTAGCCGCCGCCGCCGGCGCGCTCGCCGCCATGGTCACCTCGTGGCTGCTCTTTAAAAAGCCCGACTTCTCGATGACCATTAACGGCATCCTGGCGGGTCTGGTTGGCATCACCGCCGGACCCGACGTGATCGTCGGCGCCTGGGCGGCGCTCACGGGCGCCGTCGCCGGGATTATCGTGGTCTTTAGCGTGCTGCTCTTCGATAGGCTGCGCGTCGACGACCCGGTGGGCGCCATCTCGGTGCACGGCGTCTGCGGCATCTGGGGGACGCTCGCGGTCGGCGTCTTCGCCCCATCGGCGGCGAACCTCGGCGTGCAGCTGTTGGGGACTCTTAGCTACAGCGCGGGCGCGCTGGTCGCGGGCTACCTCATCTTCATGATCCTCAAAGCGCTGATCGGCATCCGCGTCTCCCCGCAGGAGGAGATCGAAGGGCTCGACATCGCCGAGCACGGCATCGAGGGTTACATCGCCAACGACCAACTCGGTGCGCCGGTCGTGCTGCAGGCGAGCCCCGCCGGCGACTAG
- a CDS encoding P-II family nitrogen regulator has translation MKLITAIIRPGQLAKVKEALFRAGVRGITISRVSGHGGQGGIVEQYRGSQFVVEFHEKVQLTIAVSESFVAPTIEAIVGAARTGEVGDGKIFVQPLEQVVRIRTGERDTEALTPVGA, from the coding sequence ATGAAACTGATTACGGCCATTATCCGTCCGGGGCAGCTCGCCAAGGTCAAAGAGGCGCTCTTTCGGGCCGGCGTGCGCGGCATCACCATCTCCCGCGTCAGCGGGCACGGGGGCCAGGGGGGCATCGTCGAGCAGTACCGTGGCAGCCAGTTCGTGGTCGAGTTTCACGAAAAAGTGCAGCTCACCATCGCCGTGAGCGAGAGCTTCGTCGCCCCCACCATTGAGGCCATCGTCGGCGCGGCGCGCACCGGCGAGGTCGGCGACGGCAAGATCTTCGTGCAACCGCTCGAGCAGGTCGTGCGCATCCGCACTGGCGAGCGCGACACCGAGGCGCTCACCCCCGTCGGGGCCTGA
- the miaB gene encoding tRNA (N6-isopentenyl adenosine(37)-C2)-methylthiotransferase MiaB: MLVHVITHGCQMNEYDTHTILSELVAGGHQIVDTPADAELIILNTCAVRGKPVEKVISLLGEFRKQKLAGRDLTVGMMGCLAQLEEGQALAKKFGVDILVGPGAITDILKAIEAVETRGESFWSLDFKDDLHSYLTPPPNTLTGFLTIMRGCNHHCTYCIVPQTRGPEVSRSLESIMHEARAMQAAGVQEIYLLGQNVNSYGLGRPDLPSFAELLRLVAATGIPRVKFTTSHPMNFTSDVIDAMAECDNVCKYIHLPVQSGSDRVLRRMAREYRRARYLEIIAEIKAKIPDVVISTDIIVGFPGETEEDFEATLTLYDEVGFDHAYMFMYSARPGTPSYKHFKDLPREVKTERLGRLIERQKYWSNRRNARWVGRNLRVLVKEVATDGQYLVGHSDQNHTVLVPKEQVRTLGLHEVRIDSATPHTLYGTVAGFATEAIPLMMAS, from the coding sequence ATGTTGGTCCACGTTATCACCCACGGGTGTCAGATGAACGAGTACGACACCCACACCATCTTGTCCGAACTCGTCGCCGGGGGGCACCAGATCGTCGACACCCCCGCCGACGCGGAGCTCATCATCCTGAACACCTGCGCGGTGCGCGGCAAACCCGTCGAAAAGGTCATCTCGCTGCTCGGCGAGTTTCGCAAACAGAAGCTCGCCGGGCGTGACCTCACGGTCGGGATGATGGGCTGTCTCGCGCAGCTCGAGGAGGGCCAAGCGCTCGCCAAAAAGTTCGGCGTGGATATCCTCGTGGGCCCGGGGGCGATCACCGACATCTTAAAAGCCATCGAAGCGGTCGAGACGCGCGGCGAGAGCTTCTGGAGCCTCGACTTCAAAGACGACCTGCACAGCTACCTCACACCCCCGCCAAACACCCTGACCGGCTTTTTGACCATCATGCGCGGCTGCAACCACCACTGCACCTACTGCATCGTGCCGCAGACGCGCGGCCCGGAGGTCTCACGGTCGCTCGAGTCGATCATGCACGAGGCGCGGGCGATGCAGGCGGCCGGCGTGCAGGAGATCTACCTCTTGGGCCAGAACGTCAACTCGTACGGCCTGGGCCGCCCCGACCTGCCGTCGTTCGCCGAGCTGCTGCGGCTGGTCGCCGCCACGGGCATCCCCCGGGTCAAATTCACCACCTCGCACCCGATGAACTTCACCTCGGACGTGATCGACGCGATGGCCGAGTGCGACAACGTCTGCAAGTACATCCACCTGCCCGTGCAGTCGGGTTCGGACCGGGTGCTGCGGCGTATGGCGCGCGAGTACCGCCGCGCGCGCTACCTCGAGATCATCGCCGAGATCAAGGCGAAGATCCCCGACGTGGTCATCTCGACCGACATCATCGTGGGCTTCCCCGGCGAGACCGAGGAGGACTTTGAGGCCACCTTGACGCTTTACGACGAGGTCGGCTTCGACCACGCCTACATGTTTATGTACTCCGCCCGCCCCGGCACCCCCTCGTACAAGCACTTTAAAGACCTGCCGCGGGAGGTCAAGACCGAGCGGTTGGGGCGGCTCATCGAGCGGCAGAAGTACTGGTCGAACCGCCGCAACGCGCGCTGGGTCGGGCGCAACCTGCGCGTGCTCGTCAAAGAGGTCGCCACTGACGGGCAGTACCTGGTCGGCCACAGCGACCAGAACCACACCGTGCTCGTCCCCAAGGAGCAGGTGCGGACGCTCGGGCTGCACGAGGTGCGCATCGACAGCGCGACGCCGCACACGCTCTACGGGACGGTAGCGGGTTTTGCCACCGAGGCCATCCCGCTCATGATGGCGTCGTAG
- a CDS encoding NUDIX hydrolase, protein MALTRDFTATAFVVWRNRVLLHRHKKLGLWFPCGGHLEPNELPDEAAVREVFEESGVRVVLVGERALQTEPPRQLVRPRGVQLERIAEGHEHIDLIYFARPVAGYSGALLPSDPTLGWYDADALSALELTDEIREWTALALRELGEAVSEGANP, encoded by the coding sequence TTGGCCCTGACCCGCGACTTTACCGCCACCGCCTTTGTCGTGTGGCGCAACCGCGTGCTCCTACACCGGCACAAAAAGCTCGGGCTCTGGTTTCCCTGCGGCGGCCACCTCGAGCCCAACGAGCTCCCCGACGAGGCAGCGGTGCGCGAGGTGTTCGAGGAGTCCGGGGTCCGGGTGGTGCTCGTCGGCGAACGCGCCCTTCAAACGGAGCCGCCCCGGCAGCTCGTGCGCCCGCGCGGGGTGCAGCTCGAGCGCATCGCCGAGGGGCACGAGCACATCGACCTCATCTACTTCGCGCGGCCCGTCGCGGGCTATAGCGGCGCGCTCCTCCCGAGCGACCCCACCCTGGGCTGGTATGACGCAGACGCGCTCAGCGCGCTCGAGCTGACCGACGAGATCCGCGAGTGGACGGCCTTGGCGCTCCGCGAGCTCGGCGAGGCGGTCTCTGAAGGCGCCAACCCCTAG